A window of Hemiscyllium ocellatum isolate sHemOce1 chromosome 35, sHemOce1.pat.X.cur, whole genome shotgun sequence genomic DNA:
TGTTAGAAGGTGGAGACCCATTGGGCCTCATAGATAGAAACTGTCCTTGAAACGTGATGAAATTGACCCTtcacaaaataaaagcagaattcaaCCCTGTGGCTGTAACCCACTCTTCAGCTCCAGTGCTGTACGGAAGGATGTCCCTGGATTTTGATCCTGTGATTGTGAAAGACTGGTGTTGAAGTTCACGTTCCAGTGGGATTGGAGAGGAACTGGCAGGTTTGCGGTGTACTCAAATATCTTCACACCTTCCCCTTTTAGGTAGAGTTCGCAGGTTTGGGAGTAGCTGCaatgaggagccttggtgagttattgGAGTGTATACCtggtagatagcacacactgctgtcactgtgcgTTGgtgctggtggggggggggggggggggggggggggggggggtggggaggaaggagGAATGCTTAAGATGATGGATGGGCAGTTGATTTGTCTGGATTCTCTGAAGCCTCATGTGTGTTGCTGGAGCTGAAactatccagacaagtggagcATGTTCCATCAGAATTGATTGTTGACCCTTTTTTTGGTCACTGGCAGGAATTCACATTTTTCAATGGATTAGGAGTGTGGAGGTGAATGAAGATGATAAAGTCAGCAGAGGTTCCACAAAGAGATCGATGCGTTTTGGATTTGATGGAAACGACTATATCAGCTTTGAGCCAGACAGAATGAGATGGGTTGCTTCCAATGACAACGCAGTGAAGATAAAGGTAAAATGGGATTCTGATGAATCCTGGAACAAATTATGGAAAGAGCATCTGGAAGAAGTATGCGTTCAGTATTTAATGAGATATTTGCAAGCTGGAAAAAAATACTTCAAAAGGGAAGGTATTTATTTCAGTTGTTATGATCCACTGGGACAGTCTGCTGTAAATTGTTCTGTCCCTGGAGACATGCCAAATGGTAAAGTTTCTTTTGAAGGTTCACATAGTACCTCAACCTGCTTGATGTTCAGCCCAAGTTTTATCCAAaacacagaccaggtttctgtactaaCCAAGAATGATTACTTACCATAAGTAATTAGACTATTGTTACAAGTAAACGGAAACATACCCGTGGTATATAACACTACTAACTAAAACTCTAGTCCCTTTATAAAGTCCCCCTTAAACATACAAAGATAAACAAATGGGGAAAATGGATCATTGAAAGAGGAAAGTCAGTCCAATGGTCTCTGTTTTCTGACATCAATGTTGAAATCATCCTGTCAGTGAGCCAGACCACTTACTGTTCAGTTGTCTTTCTCACTTCAAAACACACAGCCCACAGCAAATGCTGCAGGAAAAGGAACTGGTTTACTTCAAGTTTAAAAATCAGGTTCTTTTTACTGCATAGAACAGGTGGCTTCTACAAGGAAGAACTTCagcacaggtgtgtgtgtgtgtgtgtctgtgtgtgtctgtgtaagtgtgtctgtgtaagtgtgtctgtgtaaATGTGTCTGTGTAACTTGGTTGCAGTTCCAGCCTGCTCAGTTAACTAAGAATGAATCAGCTTAATTTAGAAATAGCTACTCAACTCCTGCACATTTCAGGAACACACAACCATCAAAAACAGAGTTCAAAATAGGTATCAATTTCCTTGCTGGGAAATTATGCAGTCATCCTGGCAAGTCCCTGTTTACAAAAGCAGTCCTTCCTCCTCATAGTCCACAGTTTTAAAGATACAAAGATATAAGCAACATAGACCTGACATGGTTCTAATCCCATGTTCTGATCTAACCTCACTGATCTATGAAACCGTTCTCCCATTCCATTCAGTGTctgtctgttgtttgtgttttccCCCTTTCCCATCTCAGTTCAGCCTGAAGTGTTCATCTCCAGGAGGGAGCCCAATGGTCAGGACAAgccactcactctctcctgcctggTCACTGGGTTTGATCCTGCAGACATCGAGGTGACCTGGCTAAGGAATGGAGAGGTCATGTCTGAGACCCAATCCTCGGGGGTTCGACCGAACCACGATGGGACCCATCAGATCCAGAAAGAGATTGAGATCAATGCTGGGGATGAGGATCAATACTCCTGTCAAATTGAACACAGCAGCCTGGCAGAGGGCAAGCTCTATCAGTGGGGTAAGGgactggagagtgtgtgtgtctgtgtgtgtgtttatgtgtctgtgtgtttgtgtgtgtgtgtatgtatctgtgtatatgtgtatgtgtctgtgtgtgtgtgtgtatatgtgtgtttgtgcgtgtgtgtgtgtgtctctgtgtgtgtttgtgtgtctgtgtgtgtgtgtgtagagtctgtgtatgtgtctctgtgtgtatatacacGTGACAGATGAAACCATTTCTTGGACACTTTTCACTAACTACACCCCTCCAACCattcactcactccttcacctcaCCCAAGGCCGATCTACCCCACCAGCACTAGTAAGGACAGGACAAAGAGATATCGGGGAGAATGGGAACTGAACTGTCTGGGGAGGTAACCCCCAGGACAGGTACAACACGATGTTTATACCCCTATCAATGGGATCTTGGTGACTTCACTGGAGAGTGAAATCGGGAGAGGGTCAAACCAGCATTTCAACCAATCCCAACAATTCCCAACAGCTCGGAGCAGTTAAAATTGTTCCCAATCAATACAGAGCTAGAAATAAATCCAGGAACAGAGAGAatcctgatatatttccaatgtgTTTCAGAAAATCTGAAAAGCAATTGGCTGCATTCCCATCTTGGAAGTCTCATTGCATCAATGGTCATTCTATTGGCTGTTATTGTCGGGATAGTCAGAATAATTATCTGGAAAAGGTCACGGAGAGGTAAgaatcagagagaggggaatgtggaactgagagggacagagtgagtgtgggggaatCTCCAGTACTGGGAATACAGGGCACTGTGAGGAGTGGAACTGATTGAatccccacacacagatacacatgtaTAAACACGTTTCGTTCACTGTCTGATCATCCTTTGTGTGATCAGCCCAGACCAGGTCTAATATTGATCATTAAACCCACTTCACACAATCAGATCCTCACTGAGTGAATATTAATGGAATGGAAGGGGTTTTCTGCATCTGGTGGGGATGCAGGGGAGGGGAGTATGGGAATGAGGATTTCTGACACAATCTCTGTAAAACCTTCCTtactgccttgtttgtgtgccatcaccttgataacttttGAACATTTGTTTACAGTCTCTGAGAATGGATTATTCCCCATCCTAATGgatgtttattttgtttctgcaggttcACCAAGTGGGACCTACACAACAGCTCCCAGTAAGTGACTGAGGGGACAGAGTGTTGGGAATGATGGATAAGGTAATGGGAGGTGTAGATCAGATCacctgcagaatggaaacaggcctttcagcccaactctctgaagagtaacccacccagacccgttcccctaccctatatttacccctgactaacacacctaacaccatgggcaatgtagcatggccagttcacctttggattgtggaaaactggagcacccggagaaaacccacacagacacggggagaatgtgcaaactccacacagacagatacccgaggtgggaattgtacccgggtccctggtgctgtgagacaacagtgctaaccaccgtgctgcccctattGGAGTGTAGAGTTATATTTGCCAGGGTGTTGCTCAGGGTGACGGGTCTGTCTCCTCACAATGCTGTTTCTCAGCCAACACTCTCTTATCGTCCTGTTTCTCTACTCCATGTCCCCAGTGTCTCTCCTTTGAACTGTCAccctccattcccttcccccACAGCCCCTCCCTCCACTCACTCACCCTTAATTCCCACTGGGGGGTGCTCGGAGAGTCTGGTTAGTTAATGCTGAGGGCGATTAAATCCTGGGTCCAGTGAGTGATAGAGAATACCTCACACTGTCTGATTTTATATTTGATATAATTTctcatgttctgtttttattttctcagcTTCTGAAGTCTCTGGTGCAGCTTCTTCATGATTCATTAAGTGACATGGCAACTTTTCTCTGACTTAGGtttatttagatttagattctCTAGATTTATTTGTGACATTTTCACATCCGTCCTGACCCTGTCGCACCCTCCCAGAcactgttaaaccctgtcagactaattcccctcccctccccaccctgtccaaccctcccagacactgttaaaccctgtcagactaattcccctcccctcctcatcctgtcccaccctcccagtCACTGCTGAACCGTTTCAGactaattcccctcccctcctgaccctgtcccaTCCTCCCAGGCATTGATAAACCCTGTCAGactaattcccctcccctcctgaccctgtcccaccctcccagacactgttaaaccctgtcagactAACTCCCCTCCCCTGCCCACCCTGAAGTGATTGCCTTGTGGGTTTCCTAGGCCCCACTACAGGACATTCCTGGAGCCTCATTGCGGAATAACAGGATTCTCCTGTTCCAGTGGGAACATGGACACCATTGTCTGTCCTTCCATATCACAGCAGACACACAGAATTACAGCTCATTGCTCACACTCAATTCCTTCAGGACTGAGATCAATTTTTCAGGGAATGTGTTTACACACATTGAGCAGTGAATCCCAGATCCACAAGTTTGGATCCTGGTTCTTCAAGTGAGACCTTCTCAAGTCATGTTTCCATCCCGTCCCAGAAATGTGTGCAGTGTCACCATCAGAGGGATCTTCACGGATGGTTcctccctcacactttctcatCCTCACTGTCTTCAGTGGGTCACTGATTGACCTGAAATGAAGCAACGTCCTGAGGGAACTCAGAGACAGTTTTTATATTGAAGGAAATTGGTTTTGTATCTGACATTAACAAATTTCACATGTTATGTAAGCTCTGTACATCCATATCAGTTTTACAAATTCTAATTCTTAGATAAATATCTATATAAATACTCTAAATCTGATTTATTGTTGAATACTAAAATCTGTCACAACTTATCACCATTGTTTAACTACAATCACCAATATGTGTCATTTGTAATCGCTAGAAGTTATTTATTGTCTTATTGATTTTGATGTTTTTATTAATGATTCCACAGGAATGATTATATTCATTTACACAGCAGCAGCTTGTGGCTCTTGGAATCAGCAGATGTTGAGCTTCAATTCACTGTGAACTGGGGGAGTTATGACCATCCAACTCCCCAACAAGCCTTCCCCAAACTAACCAGGGAGTACAAAGCGAGGTTTATTTCATAAGTGTGTTTCAGAGCTGGATGGTTGATAATGTCTGGGAGTGTTCATTCCCCGGGAGGAGGGGGGGGatgggtgagggggagtgtgaaGAGAGGGCCAGGCAGCTGCTGAGAATCAGGAATACTTCACTGACTGGTGACCCAGCAGCTATTGGGGGGAGGAAAGGGCAGGCTCACCAGCTGAATGACCCACACAATCCTTGAGACGTTATCAGGAGAGAATCGTAAAGTGGCCCCTGTCCTGTCCACTCTCCAGGAATGAGATTTCAGCTTCAAGTCTATCCTCCAATTGGACATGTTAATGATTATACTGAGGTGATAACTCTTGACAAAAAGTCATTGCTCCTGATCAATCCTGTCAGAACCTTTTAAACGATGTCAGCTATGTTTTGGTACAATGTAATTCTTGTTTGAAAAATGATACAGTGCTTGAATAATGAGAATGTAAGAAATGGGAATAAGATGAAAATGGATTTTATTCCTGACTCTCTGTTCCCTCAGTCGCTTCCTGCAAGTCTGTGTCACACGTGTTCCATCTGCAGGAACAAAATTCCCGTCAGTTTGAATGATATTCGGTCACCAGGGACAGTCCAATCCTGGAATGAAACCTGGGTTCGAGGTGGAATATTTGGAGATGGGGTTCCCATGCAGGTTAGtcactgaaacatattcacatgaaGCTGCTGATGTTCTTTTACAAGGGAGTCTATGTTGacacaagaaaggaaaagaaacaacCAAAGCTGTGTATTTTATATACAGTATATATCCGCAGTCAGAAAGATCTTTGTGCAAATAAGAAAACGGGTTCAATCTGTTCCACAACACGGTTACAGATATTCACTAAAAGGTCAATTCTGTCAGTATTTATTTTACTGGCTCTCCCTAGTTCCTTATCCTTGGAACGCTGAGACAGATTCATGACTCCTTCCCAAATCTGCTGGAATGAACCTTTCACAATTCGGATTGTTTCAATCTTTCCAGTTCCAACAATTGACTTTGATCCAAACCCTCCCGGTTGAGAAGTTCCAGAAACTGCAGCCCTCTGGCTCGGGTCTCTGGTTTTCCTGAATTGAACTAAAAATGTCATTTTCTTGCAAGGAGAAAACTGTTCTCACCCCTGAAATGAGACCTTTAACCTTCTGTCCTGAAGTTAAAACGAAACTATTGACCTTTCTCTCTTTTCCCGGTTTGGCATGAACTCAGCAGTGACAACTCTTAATTCATTCACACCCAAGGGATTCTGTTTGTTTGCTCGATGAGAATTGATGCACAACGATCACTGTTTTAAATGACTTTCTGACCTCTTTAATATGATCACCTTTACAAACTGACCAATATCCATCTGCCTCTATTGTAAAATCCAAATGATAATTCCGTACCTGTCAACACAATCAGGGAAAGTCCATTCCCAGAGAGTGGGAACACACAATTGTGAGGGAATGGAGATTGTGTCAGAACCTGATGGAGATTCTGGACATTGCTTCATTTGCATCGATATTCCCtgaggatgtgagtgtgtgtgatgggttTGATGACCAACATCAGACTTGtactaaaggatatagctgctagactgggtctgcagcaggtggtgcaGGCTTGTGCTCTATCCAAAccgttccagtacagttacaacactggcatctacccacacaatcaggaaaaatcccaggatatattTCCTGTGACACCTCAGTTGTTGGGTTTTCAACTGGTTTTCCAAACACAGTAGGTATCACTCCCACCCGTAATCCAGCTGCCTCCTTTCCAAGGATAAACTGAATTTCCTGAACAGGGAATTTCTCTCATATTCCTATTGACCCTCCACCACTTTTCACCGGACTCTCCAACCTCATTCTGAATTTGGATGCAACATATTACCATCTCTTCTGTCAATACAGTAGTCTCCCCCGTACCCAGGGGGGATACGTTCCAGGACCTATCCGCGGAAGCTTGAAATGGCGGATAGGAGCGAGCCCATTCATTTACATGGGAAATgtaccttcccggcagcctcctggtccctggttccgGAACATTCCCTTTCATATGTTCGGGCGGCAGTAACTGAAACCACAGAAAACAATTCCATGGATACTGGGGTCGCCCCTGTCTTCCTTTTGAATGACATATTCCCTCATTCCTCAGCATCAAAGATTGATGTTTCCTGTTTCCATGCGCTTCCTCCTGCACAGGAACGTTCCTTAAAGAGATCTGGCTCTTTCTTCTCAACCAACCCCTGACCAGGCTGTACATTCCTCCTGCAGCTTTTTAGCTTCTACTGTGATCAATCTCCTTTACTGCTTTAACAAACCCCACTGGCTTCTCCTGTTTTACCATATCcttcttcccagtgcttttcctcaACCGCCAACATTGCAACTCATGTCTCCTTCCTTATGACAGTGAAAATGtctgagtttttaaaatttctcttccCCTTTCTTGGTTTTCCTTTTTAATTTGTGGTAAACTGTCTTTATTGTCTTCAACCCTTTCCTTTACCACCTGAGGATAGCTCTCTGCCCAAATTCTgtccctcacagattgaaataATCATCAGCCAATTCTGCTGCTAATCTCTGAGCTCTTCCATATGTGTTCACACTAAATCAGGgaattaattttcaaatcctccaaAATAACAGTTCCCCCTAGAAGTGTCATATGTCTGATCTATTTTAATGCCCCTATTCACC
This region includes:
- the LOC132832902 gene encoding class I histocompatibility antigen, F10 alpha chain-like isoform X1 — protein: MWLILLSISLCFSRVSPDANTFSVIFTAVSGIYDMPEVIGIAMVNGIQIDYFDTKLNQTVPKLQFMADTFGVEYWKYITSLVKTRSDIAKQVLDTMMKSTNQTTGIHIFQWIRSVEVNEDDKVSRGSTKRSMRFGFDGNDYISFEPDRMRWVASNDNAVKIKPEVFISRREPNGQDKPLTLSCLVTGFDPADIEVTWLRNGEVMSETQSSGVRPNHDGTHQIQKEIEINAGDEDQYSCQIEHSSLAEGKLYQWGSPSGTYTTAPRMIIFIYTAAACGSWNQQMLSFNSL
- the LOC132832902 gene encoding class I histocompatibility antigen, F10 alpha chain-like isoform X2 → MWLILLSISLCFSRVSPDANTFSVIFTAVSGIYDMPEVIGIAMVNGIQIDYFDTKLNQTVPKLQFMADTFGVEYWKYITSLVKTRSDIAKQVLDTMMKSTNQTTGIHIFQWIRSVEVNEDDKVSRGSTKRSMRFGFDGNDYISFEPDRMRWVASNDNAVKIKPEVFISRREPNGQDKPLTLSCLVTGFDPADIEVTWLRNGEVMSETQSSGVRPNHDGTHQIQKEIEINAGDEDQYSCQIEHSSLAEGKLYQWGSPSGTYTTAPTSEVSGAASS